The genomic DNA ggttcggggatagggctagctcatatgctaacttcccaatacgtcctaatatctccaagggtccaacaaatcgtggacttagcttttctttctttccgaacctcatcattcctttccaaggctttccaaggggatatctttcacaacactaggtcccctacttcatactccttgtccttttattgtcaaatcagcatactttttatgtccatcttgggctactaccagtcgtcttttattagatctattatatccttggtcctttggaccactgcaggtccgagcatcttgtgctctacaacttcatcctaagataagggagatcgacattgtcttccctcaaggatctcataaggcgacatctcgataatgacatatgatctattgtcgtaagaaaactcaatccgtgttaagtgatcattccaatttctttcaagtctattgcacagaattTCATCATAGCTTCTGTCATTGTCTCTTTTTTGGCCTCCAAcctcttcacccttggtgaaacgTCCGAATTTTCCCCTTCGGATcaaatactcaatctcatccttAAGTTACCTACAATCGTCagtatcatgaccaacatctttgtggaaCCTGAAGTATCGACTCTTGTCTCTTTTTTTGGGTCCCACCTTAGTGGCTTCGGCCATTTGAACTCTTTGTCCTTCTCTATTTCAATAAGGATCTGGCTCCTTGGAGCGTTCAACCTTGCATATTAAGTGAATCTTGATTGctgattcttcttagaagaggagAAGTCGGAGCTTTTGCTAATTCGAGGATACTTGTCCTTGACATCGTATTCCTGATCCGTCTTCCGCTTCTTATTTCCAACGGGTTCATTACTCACAGATATCTTCTTCATACTTTCCCTCTACCTTGATATACTTTCTGGCCCTATCCTGGTGCTGCAGCATACTTTCGGTAGGGCGCTTAGCCAGGGACATCTTGAAGAATCGTCTTTACTCCCTTATTGTAaggctatcatagctaccttatcatcaagatcaggGACCTTCAAAGCCTCCTTCGTAAATCGAATCAGATATTCTCTCAGGGACTCCTTTGCTCATTGGACTATGCCCATGAGAGAGGACGAACTCTTCTCGTGTACTCTGCCACTTATGAATTGCTTGATAAAAGCTTGCCTCATGTCCATGAaagatccaatagaatttgggggcaaaCCGTTGTACCACCTTTGATCCATACCCGAtaggtttgaggaaaggcccgacacttgaTAGCGTTGTTCACAGGCTATAGCAACAGGGCGTTAGGGAACATCCTGACATGATTAGCAGGGTTGCTAGTACTATcatatgctttgatggtgggcatcttgaacttaCTTGAGATGCGGGAATTTATTATCTCgtcagtgaatggtgggtttggatcatcaggatctcctaggggcataaggtcacttggatcagcccttggaaCAACAGCTCTTCTTGGTATTGGATCACCcgggtctatgattggaggaagATCTCTCCACCTCGGAGCAAGTGGGGGTCTTGGGGTCAGGTGCGTCTTCAGGTCGCGCTTCATCAAGCCTTTGGATCTCAGtttcatgagccctgatcctctcctgtacatcttggggattcgtcccttgagtgcTCCTGGGCCACTGGTCGGTACTATGCATCGGCTCTTTACCAacacgcctccttcttggagcAACCTCGTCATCCGATGATTTGGAGTCTCTATCAGAATAGGGTCCAGATAATTCTTGACtccggaataggagccaaaccacgTATGTATTGGGGCGTCCGCTCTTGAGCTTCACTCTGATTAGAGTGTCCACTTCCCCCAACCTCGGGGTATAGAGGCATCTCgtaagggggttagtggtcacgaTTTTCGAGTACTCATACTCAACGGAttgagaattcacaggtgcatgtagttgctgaaattggggattctCCCTTGATGAGCCAGGGGATTCGTCCCTTATGGTTATGCCTCAGTTGCCCCTACCAGGATTCTTCCTTGGGTGGAGGCATAAGTTGAGTGCCATATTTTATATAttcatttaatttaatttaatttaggAAAGTAAAGGAAATAAGATTGTAATTATTTAATTGAAATTAACAGTGTTAGCGTAAAACTAACGAAAGCCATGATATtacataaaaattaataattcaGACACACAATCAGACACACAATCTGTAATTTTTATAATTCAAACACACAATTTACATTTTTGTAATAGTTGAGCTACACACAATATACTTTACTCATGATAAGATTTGATACTACTACATTATATAATAACATTGTAGCCTAATGTCTCTAGTTGAGGGTTCTACTGTTGGCATGTGAATGAGTAtgcaaataattaaatatattggATCGAGAAGGATTTGATGTTGTTGATTATCTAACATGAAATAGTTAATGGAATAGTTAATAAGAAGGGTTTGTGCTGGTGCATATTATAAATGCAGggaatttattattataaaaaaaatgaaagatTATCAAAACTagttaattataaaatattgtgCTTATTGATATACCATAGAAAAAACATATTAAGAAGTATAAGGTTTTTTTCTTGATCTACAGTGTATGTAATGAGTATTAGTAAGTGATCAAACTAATAAACGAGCTACTTCACCGGTTGAAACCAACCTCTTGTAAATCTCCAAAACCAACCTTGCATCAACAACTTCATTGTTGGTCCCAGAAACTATAGGCACTGCTCGTCTTTTTGTTGAAAAATCAGTTTTATCTTGCAAAAGCTTCTTATCAGACAAACTAGCAATAGTACCATTTCGAAACTTGGAGAAAAACTTAACGGCTGAAAAGAACTTTAACATAATCTTTGTAGTTTCACTTACATTCGCAACTTGTTGTCTTTGATTCCCAAGCCTTGCTATTCTAGGCTTTCGTTTTCTGTTTAGTCGCTGGTACTGTTTCCTCTTCCAGTACCTCTTCATGCTTGCAAGACTTGTCAATTTGTCAAGTGTGAGAAGATGATTTGTCAAGTCATTGGGTGAAAGACGGGGGTTTATATAACAATTAACAGCATTGCAATTTCATTCTCTATGATTATAAAAAAAAAGGCTTAATTATACATTAAACCCTGAAATATGATGTTTTGTACACATAAATCCTCGAAAAATTAAGTCATACACATTAAACCTTATGTATCGAAACTGTATATTTTGACCCTTATTCCAACAAACACTTCTAAATCGTTAAATGTTAGGTATCGGGTAAGggaaattttggaaaataaatTAGACGGATACATATTATGTAATTTAGGAGAAGGGTTGATATGTTGGCGGAAAATGGACTTACAACTTTGgaagaaaaaaataattttctgtCCACATTATCGTGCCTAAAATTGtgacattttataattcagaattTTTTGGCGGAGCAAGGGTCATAATGTATACATTTGATACATTAGGGGCTGATGTGTATGATTTTTTTCTTGAAGGGTTTATGTGTATATAGTATTATACTTCaagatttaaattataattaagcCTAAAAAAAATGTTTTACTGTTCGGTGGCCGAAACTTGAAAACGAAATTGCAGAATACATCATGCATTTTTTTTTTGCAGAATTCATTGCAGTGACCTGTTCTCAGTGGTTATTTGTCATCAATTCATCATGCATATAAAGTAATACAAAGCTAGGCATTTAAATACTTGTTTGATATACTATAACCCTCTCTAGGCTTTAGTTACTACATAAATACATGTACTTAAATATTAATTAGACACAAATCAGTCAGGATATATGTGTCCACATTGAGGTTATAAGCAACAAAAAAAAAACAACTGAAAAATTACAGAATGTTTTATCTTAAtttatcaaaaattaaaatttgaatcattatatttctatacatTACAAAGGACAAAGCGGATCACAGGACGGCTAATGGGATCAAGTGGCCTGAGATTCTGTAAGCAGGGTGAACTATCTTGCCAACCAATTCTAGCGTCTAACGCAACATATAAAATAGCATTTACCGGTTCTTATTTCAAATTTACATGTTAAAAAGAGATCAACAATGAATTTGATGATAATCATAAGCTTAGTGttaaaattagtattttaattgtCATACATGTTATCCTGATATCTGTCTCTGACTGTTTCCTCTAGAATAAAAGCCAAGTACAAACACTAATATCTTCTTCCACTTTCAACTCCATTTAGCATAGGACTTACCACACCATTGTGAGATTGGATATACACATTTTCAAGTTCTGCTGGACGTACACCAAGACAATTGATGTTGCTGGATGAGGACTGGGTGCCATTTCCGGATGCTGAGTCTGCCAATGTCTGGAAGTACACATGAGGTCCCCAGCCTGAGGAAGGCATCGGTGATGTATGTATGTTCCATGTCTCAGATACAACTTGTTTCGAAATCATAGATACAGTGCaaataatttgttttgatttgatGCAGTCTTTACCGATGCCTCCAATATGAAGAGCTTATTATAAGTTCAGTAATAAATGTGACAGTCACAGATCAACTACATATGCATAAAAATGTGAGCTAGCTAAAATAGTGACTACCTTAGCACTTAGTTAAAGTATTATTTATCCCAATGGCAAGTAAACATAGAAATGTAGAGCTCCTAGTTATCACTAAAATGAGTTTTGAAGTTTTAATTATTGTTCAAGAAACCGACGTTTTCAAATTTATGTCTGTCTTTGTTCATTGCATATGTGAAGTGCTGAGTGCATGATAGTATATGTCCCTTTCATACTTCAGGATGTTACCTTATAATTATCCTATTCTCCTTCAAGAATGCAACTTAAGCATGTGTGTGTATGATACATTGCTGCTAAGTTTACTGATATCTAAGATCTCTGGCAGGATACAAGCTACTTGGAGCAACTAGATTGATGTGATATAAGCTTTCAAACTAACTAGAGTGTGTGAACAATAAGACTGTGTTGTGGATCCGTAATGGTCCAAGATGACCTTAATTGATGTGTTTGGGACTAAGCATAAATTTTCATGTGCTTAGTTTGGGGAAGCTTGTGAGAGAGAACCGAACTGTGGAAAAATAATTCTAGTAGCAGGAAAATTACACTTATTTTAAGATACTCTTATCACAGACTCACAATCAATTCTGTAATCAAACAACAAACTATTGCAGTAAGAAAGTACCGTCAATGTCATAAGGTGGTGGAAAGAACTGCAAATAACAAAACGAAGCTACTGTCAACCCTGCATAGAAAAAGAACAGAAATATTTATAAAGATAATTGATATAAAAAAATAACTTGAGCCCATGTAATTTCTAAATGTTATAGGATAATATAACAACCTAGAACACCTCCAGCAAATACATCTTGCCAATGGTGCCAGTAGTCATCAACTCGCGAAACTCCAACTAGAGCTGCAACAAGCAAGGGAAGGAAGACTATGCAGAGTTTTGCAACATGGCCTCTACGGTCAAATACTCTGACCTTCCCTGATAAGTACCAGGCCAAAAAACCAAGGCCAGCAAAGGACCCTACATAATAGTAGTACATAGCTCATAAAGCTGAGATTTTCTTAAAACTAAAATTTTAAGTCTCAAAAGAAATCATGAAGATATAGAAGCATGGTCTCCAAAGTATACTCATAACAACCAAAGCTACTGCAACAATAATATTTAGATTAAATTTTCCAGATCAGGCTTCAGTAACTGGACTACATGTCTCATTTGTACTGTCAAATGCTATTTCCATATATAAACTGCTATTCTGATATTGAGTCTAGCACACGATTGATATCAGAATCCAAATGCTAATGTAGAATTCTAGTGCTAGCAAAGGCTAATTTTAAATTGAAGTCAAGTAGAAACAGCTCATCTGGTACACAGCGAATGATGATAGTGAGTGcagaaaattaattttatattattgtatTTTTGGCCTAAATTTCTGTTCTACTGATAAATTCATCTAGCTCTGCTATGACTACATGTAGTTCACCAATATGACTTACAATCGAGAAATTTGAGGCACAATCTGGCATTTGTTTTCCTGCAACTTCTTTCTGTTTATTGGTAAAGGTGgtgattttaattttaaaaatgttttagaCTGACGACACTTGACATAACTATGTTATTTACAAAAATCGTGTAGTCTACAGAATAAGATATTGAAAACTGTTGCCTGACTTACAAGAAGTATGTCCGCTAGGGAAGCTTTTGTGTCCTTCTCTTATGACACTCTTCTCTCCAGTACACATAACATTTTTTGTTGTTGGATCAAATACCTGTTCACCAAATGCACCTAAAACGTTTACCACTTGACAAAGGATAGATGAAAGTTGACTAAAAGCCAACTGACTAGGACTCACCCCTTTTCCATTAGGGAAGCACCGCCAAAAGAAGTCTGGACGAGGTCGACCAACAGCATCTTTGATAGAATCAGTTAAAACTGCAGTAACAAGTACAGCAAACAGAAGTCCTGCACATGCCAAAATTCAAATTTATTGCTATATATAATAGGTAATAAACTGCTGAAGTATCTAGAGTATAGCATGGCAAAAAAGAAAACCTAAAACTGCTTGATGCAAGTCAAAGACATCCTTCCTAATGAAGTAGTATATGATAATGACAGCTAGAGGCAGTAATATTGCAATGATCTGTCAGAAAAAAAGATAGACGACAAAATCAGTCATATTATCCACTGTATCAGAAGATCCTGACTGTTAATACTAAAGTTACCGGAACAGCCCATAGGGGAACCGTGTTGTCCTGCAACGGATACTTGAGATCTTCCATCATCCCCTCTCCAACAAATCGGTGAAATGGTTCAATTACATTTAAACCAACTTCTATGACCACGAGAAGCATTAATATAAGCCAATCATGCATATGCAGCCTTGCCATATGAGTTCCATGTGACCTAATAGTGTGGGCGCCCAGTTGAATATCTGGCATCCTCGCCAACTAAATCAGATGAAAGATCGGTAGCCACATATAAATTGGTGATGATAACACAACAAAGAATTGAGAGAAAAAGACATTGCATTACGATATATCAATAATTAGGTTAGATAATTCCCAAGGACGGTATATTTCTGCAAATATGATAATATTTATTCCTGCAGTAGTATGCATTACTGGATAATAAATCGAAATGATCCTCTAAGCCTtctattaattatataaattgAAGTTTACAGTTATACGTTGATCCTCACAACTCACAAGCCTTCAGCATGTCATAATTTGTATTAGTAATCAAACTAAGGCATCTCATACCAGAGTCCAAACATTTTTATGTTTAGCAACCGTAAAGAACTATAAAACAAATGCTCGTAAAGAACTACAAAACAAATGCTCTTTCTAGTGGAGCACTCAAGCACCAATGCTCCTAAAACCTTGATGTGTTGATGGAAAACCTTAACATAATAATTCGATGCCAAATTAAGTAACCAACCCTCACAATTACTTAAGGTGTTGAGGCGAAGGGATCAATATCTATACCATGTGTAAATAAAAGTGGATCAACCTGTTCTTCCTGTTTACGGAAAATTCTAATTCTGATTTAGAGGCCATGTCATTAGAAAGAGCTACATATTGTAATATGTAATGAAAAGAAAAAAGCACCTAATACTCCTCTATCTCAAATTGAGAATTCATTTTCCAAGTTACTGTATTTATATTCTAAAACAGATTAATATTCTACTACTACTATTGGAGAACTGAGTTTATAAAATAGATCTACCTCCAAAGAAAAGTTTTACAACTAGCTGCTAATACATGGTTAGTCTTAATTAGTTATCCAAATCCAAACTGATTAATTGTCAGCAGACAGTAGTAATTTCTAAATATCTCCCTCATTTATTACTTGAACACATAATGacacaagtacaaaatacaaatggTTCTGcattacaatttttttttaaaaaaataaagggCAGAACCTTACTAGCTTTTACGTGCTATGGATCTCCCCCGAACTTGACCTATGATCCGAATGTTTATTTATGATATAAAAATGTAGAACAGAAAGGAAACCAAGATATATGCTCATGAATTTACCTGAAGGATGAAGGAGATGACTTTTCCGGAAGTGTGTGAAAGAAAATGTAGCAAGGGGCTTTGCTTAAAGCCAAAGGGGTCGAGGGGGACAATGCAAAGTGCAGCAACAAATGAGAAACAGGGGAGGTCCTGCTTTAAGTCACTATATCCCATGCTTACAGCTTAGGTTACATTTACCCGGGCGATGGCAAAAAATATATCTTTTTTTAGAAGTTGTAACAAAAATATCACTTTTTGGAGTATATGGCCAAAAATATCCTTTTAATACGTATTTTAGAAATGAGTAAATCTATTACGCATCTGAAAAATGGGTATTAcataaaaaaaattttaaaaaaaagcAGAACATGTGATACGCATGTCACAAATGCGTATCACCAGAATCAAATGGGTGAAACGTATTTTGTGAATGCGTGtctctttttttatttttttttcaatttttttaatacgAATTACTCATTTTTAAAATGCGTATTAGTAATACCCAACTGAAAAATATGTATTAGACGGGTATTTTTGGCCAAAATTTGAAAAAGGTGTATTTTTATCACATACTCTGAAAAAATAggtatttttgttattttttccTTTCAGGAGGACAAACAAAAAGTTAAAACCAGCCAAATTCTCCTACAGTTCCTTGATTGCTTAGTTGCTTATGCTTTCTTCTGAATTCTGATATGTTATATTCTTTATCTACTTTTAGTAAAATTCGGTATACCTAGTCATCAATCCAATTGCTTGAAAGCAGTGGTGGTGGATCTAGCCAAAAAAATAAATATGCccaacataattttctttatgaTAAATAATAGAGTTAATTGCAATTTGCAACCTCCACTTttcatttaaaatcaaaataGTATTAAATCCGGGATTACGTATCACACCTAGTCATTTAAAACTTTGGGGCTGAATGACAAGTTATCAGACCGAGAAACAGTAAATCAGGTGACAGAAGATGAGAATGCAAACTTAGTGGCTGAGATTACGTATGAGGAGGTCAGAAGTGCAGTGTTCTCCATGCACCCGGATAAGTCACCTGGGCAAGATGGTTTAAATCCGGCATTCTTTCAAACTTATTGGTGCATAGTTGGAACAGATGTGGTCCAATTCTGCCAGCATTTTCTGAGTACGGGAGAGCTCCCAAGTGGAATAAATCAAACGCTGGTATGTCTAATTCCAAAAGTTAAAGAACCTCAAGCAATGACTGATCTACGACCAATTTCATTGTGTAATGTGTTAGTTCGCATACTTTCTAAAGTCATGGCGAATAGATTAAAACCTTGTTTTAAATTGTTGATTTCGGATACGCAGAGCGCATTTATAGAGGGGAGATTGCTTAATGATAATGCATTGATAGCGTTTGAAGTTAATCATTATATGAAAAGATTGTCTCAGGGAACTAAGGGAATTGCAGGGTTTAAAATAGACATTTCAAAAGCCTATGATAGGTTGGAATGGGAGTTTATTCGAAACATGATGATAAAGTTTGGATTCACTGACTTGTGGATTGAACGGATAATGGGGTTGATCAATTCAGTTTCCTATAGTTTTATTCGAAATGGGAAAGTTTTTGGAGAGGTCATTCCATCCCGGGGGGTGCGACAAGGCGACCCAATATCTCCGTATATATATATCATGTGTGCGGAGTGGCTTAGTTCTATTATTCGAAGGAATGAAGAGGTTGGTTTATTGCACGGGTGTAAAATTGCTCGGGGTGCACCTACGATATCACATTTATTATTCGCGGATGATTGTTACTTCTTATTTCGAGCCACAAAGACAGAAGCTAATATTATGAAGCGGATTCTGGGTAGgtatgtgttagatatatttgataatgtcatggctaatatgttttatgtttagatttcagatcttacttgaacaggataaatcagtacttaactgctgatcagtacttatactggaagtcaggacttaagggatatcagtacttatgttatcaggagataatcatcagaagatagatatcagaacttaagtgctgaaggacgatcagataaggacagtagctgattaaaggaaagaagatcaagataaacataagaagagatatgcatgaagaaggaattctgtaaataatggaatacttggaggaaaagatatctgattgatatattttaggaagcagaattatattccatatcaattagcgattatcttgtaactgtgtagtatataaacacagacgtagggtttacactatatgtgttatcattattagagaagattattcattgtaaccctagcagctctcgtgatatttgttcatcactgagaggtaacagttccatactgtaacagagtttattgtttcaataaagtttgctttctgttacttaagttcttaaagttcgatttgagtgtactatacactgtattcaccccctctacagtgtgtgtgacctaacaattggtatcagagcctatctgttaacatacatacagttaaagatccaaacacaatcatgtcggacacagaaacttcaactaagcctaccaaaactgaggaaccaccaaagacacaaattcagagtcggtatgagaccatcagagttcccatactgagaccatctgaatatcccatatggaaggtaaggatgaccatgttcccggaagcaacagatccagaataccttgatagaatcaaggaaggccctcacaaaccaaccaaactcgatgttgcagttgcaggtgaagcagcaaagaccgtaccaaaggagaagagtgattatactgctgaagacatagcatcaattgctaaggatgctaaggtacgacacttactgcatagtgtcattgataatgtgatgtcaaacagggtaatcaaatgcaagactgctaaggagatatgggatgctctggaaacaaggtgtcagggaactgacacaattaagaagaacaggaagacaatactcactcaagagtatgaacactttgactcaaagactaatgagtcattgaatgatttatatgatagatttgtcaaacttttgaatgatttgtcattggttgataaagagtatgatcttgaagattcaaaccttaagttcctgttagctcttcctgaatgctgggatttgaaggcaacgacaataagagacaactacaatcttgttgaaacaactcttgacgaaatctatggaatgctcaagactcatgagctggagatggaacaaagaagcaagaggaaagtcaaggacagttgctcttaaggctgaagaagaactccccaaagcagcttcctcaaagaaagacaagggtaaagctcttttcataaagtctgatactgagtcatcaagttctgagagtgatgatgactcagattctgaaagcttgcctgagactgatgctgatgaggagatgatgaagctgtgtgctcttatggtgaaaggaatcacaaagattgcatacaggaagttcaggaagggaaagaagttttccaggaaaggcataagttctgataagaagaatttcagaagatctgaaggaagaggaggaaagtctgacagaggagattacaccaatgttaaatgctataactgtggtgagaaaggccacatatctcctgattgcaagaaggtaaagggtgacaaaggcaaggctcttgtcacaaagcagaaaagctggacagacacctcagactctgaaagtgaggaaaactatgtattgatggcaaatgctgataaagaaagtgctgagagcagttctgaagctgctgaaacaaaggtacctcagactacttatgcttttcatactgatgatatt from Apium graveolens cultivar Ventura chromosome 5, ASM990537v1, whole genome shotgun sequence includes the following:
- the LOC141724915 gene encoding lipid phosphate phosphatase 2-like isoform X4; this translates as MPDIQLGAHTIRSHGTHMARLHMHDWLILMLLVVIEVGLNVIEPFHRFVGEGMMEDLKYPLQDNTVPLWAVPIIAILLPLAVIIIYYFIRKDVFDLHQAVLGLLFAVLVTAVLTDSIKDAVGRPRPDFFWRCFPNGKGVFDPTTKNVMCTGEKSVIREGHKSFPSGHTSWSFAGLGFLAWYLSGKVRVFDRRGHVAKLCIVFLPLLVAALVGVSRVDDYWHHWQDVFAGGVLGLTVASFCYLQFFPPPYDIDGIGKDCIKSKQIICTVSMISKQVVSETWNIHTSPMPSSGWGPHVYFQTLADSASGNGTQSSSSNINCLGVRPAELENVYIQSHNGVVSPMLNGVESGRRY
- the LOC141724915 gene encoding lipid phosphate phosphatase 2-like isoform X2, translated to MGYSDLKQDLPCFSFVAALCIVPLDPFGFKQSPLLHFLSHTSGKVISFILQLARMPDIQLGAHTIRSHGTHMARLHMHDWLILMLLVVIEVGLNVIEPFHRFVGEGMMEDLKYPLQDNTVPLWAVPIIAILLPLAVIIIYYFIRKDVFDLHQAVLGLLFAVLVTAVLTDSIKDAVGRPRPDFFWRCFPNGKGVFDPTTKNVMCTGEKSVIREGHKSFPSGHTSWSFAGLGFLAWYLSGKVRVFDRRGHVAKLCIVFLPLLVAALVGVSRVDDYWHHWQDVFAGGVLGLTVASFCYLQFFPPPYDIDDCIKSKQIICTVSMISKQVVSETWNIHTSPMPSSGWGPHVYFQTLADSASGNGTQSSSSNINCLGVRPAELENVYIQSHNGVVSPMLNGVESGRRY
- the LOC141724915 gene encoding lipid phosphate phosphatase 2-like isoform X1 is translated as MGYSDLKQDLPCFSFVAALCIVPLDPFGFKQSPLLHFLSHTSGKVISFILQLARMPDIQLGAHTIRSHGTHMARLHMHDWLILMLLVVIEVGLNVIEPFHRFVGEGMMEDLKYPLQDNTVPLWAVPIIAILLPLAVIIIYYFIRKDVFDLHQAVLGLLFAVLVTAVLTDSIKDAVGRPRPDFFWRCFPNGKGVFDPTTKNVMCTGEKSVIREGHKSFPSGHTSWSFAGLGFLAWYLSGKVRVFDRRGHVAKLCIVFLPLLVAALVGVSRVDDYWHHWQDVFAGGVLGLTVASFCYLQFFPPPYDIDGIGKDCIKSKQIICTVSMISKQVVSETWNIHTSPMPSSGWGPHVYFQTLADSASGNGTQSSSSNINCLGVRPAELENVYIQSHNGVVSPMLNGVESGRRY
- the LOC141724915 gene encoding lipid phosphate phosphatase 2-like isoform X3, whose product is MGYSDLKQDLPCFSFVAALCIVPLDPFGFKQSPLLHFLSHTSGKVISFILQLARMPDIQLGAHTIRSHGTHMARLHMHDWLILMLLVVIEVGLNVIEPFHRFVGEGMMEDLKYPLQDNTVPLWAVPIIAILLPLAVIIIYYFIRKDVFDLHQAVLGLLFAVLVTAVLTDSIKDAVGRPRPDFFWRCFPNGKGVFDPTTKNVMCTGEKSVIREGHKSFPSGHTSWSFAGLGFLAWYLSGKVRVFDRRGHVAKLCIVFLPLLVAALVGVSRVDDYWHHWQDVFAGGVLGLTVASFCYLQFFPPPYDIDGWGPHVYFQTLADSASGNGTQSSSSNINCLGVRPAELENVYIQSHNGVVSPMLNGVESGRRY